A window from Marinobacter salsuginis encodes these proteins:
- the fadB gene encoding fatty acid oxidation complex subunit alpha FadB → MIYEGKAITVKEIEGGIAQLNFDLQGESVNKFNRLTIEELRAATDALKAQKNLKGLVVTSSKDSFIVGADITEFTELFAGSEEDLVANNLKANEVFNAVEDLPFPTVTAINGMALGGGFEMCLATDYRVMDKKAKVGLPEVKLGIFPGFGGTVRLSRLVGVDNAVEWISGGTENRADAALKVGAVDAVLESDKLVDAAVGIINQCNEGKLDYEARREEKKGKIKLNAMESMMAFEISKAFVAGKAGKNYPAPVEAIKVMQKHAGMTRDKAIEVEAKGFAKMAKTNVAACLVGLFLNDQELKKKAKAWEKEANDVNLAAVLGAGIMGGGVAFQSALKGTPIIMKDINQDGIALGLKEAKKLLTKRVEKGKMKPDQMADVLNSITPTLNYGDFKNVDLVVEAVVENPKVKDAVLRETEDAVREDTILTSNTSTISIDLLAKNLKRPENFCGMHFFNPVHMMPLVEVIRGEKTSDRAIATTVAYAKAMGKTPIVVNDCPGFLVNRVLFPYFGGFIGLVRDGADFQHVDKVMEKFGWPMGPAYLLDVVGMDTGKHAGEVMADGFPDRMKHEGTTAIDVMFDNNRYGQKNDKGFYKYELDRKGKQKKVVDEETYKLLEPVVQGKNEFSEEDIIARMMIPLCLETVRCLEDGIVEDPADADMGLIFGIGFPPFRGGALRYIDDMGVDKFVELADKFADLGPLYHPTEKLREMAKTGKKFFG, encoded by the coding sequence ATGATTTACGAAGGTAAAGCCATCACGGTTAAAGAGATCGAAGGCGGGATCGCTCAGTTGAACTTCGACTTGCAGGGCGAGTCAGTGAACAAGTTCAACCGTCTTACTATTGAAGAGCTCCGCGCCGCGACTGACGCACTTAAAGCGCAGAAGAACCTGAAGGGCCTGGTAGTGACCAGCTCCAAGGACAGCTTCATTGTTGGTGCCGATATTACCGAATTCACCGAGCTGTTTGCGGGCTCGGAAGAGGATCTGGTAGCCAACAACCTCAAGGCCAACGAAGTCTTCAACGCCGTTGAAGATCTGCCGTTCCCCACCGTTACCGCGATCAACGGTATGGCCCTGGGTGGCGGTTTCGAGATGTGCCTGGCGACCGACTACCGGGTGATGGACAAGAAGGCCAAGGTTGGTCTTCCGGAAGTGAAACTGGGCATCTTCCCTGGCTTCGGCGGTACCGTGCGTCTGTCCCGTCTGGTAGGCGTCGACAACGCCGTTGAGTGGATCAGTGGCGGCACCGAGAACCGTGCAGATGCGGCACTGAAAGTCGGCGCTGTGGATGCTGTGCTCGAGTCCGACAAGCTTGTGGATGCAGCGGTTGGCATTATTAACCAGTGCAATGAAGGCAAGCTGGATTACGAAGCTCGTCGCGAAGAGAAGAAGGGCAAGATCAAGCTTAATGCCATGGAAAGCATGATGGCATTCGAGATCTCCAAGGCATTCGTGGCCGGCAAGGCTGGCAAGAATTACCCGGCGCCGGTCGAGGCCATCAAGGTCATGCAGAAGCATGCCGGTATGACCCGTGACAAGGCAATCGAGGTAGAGGCCAAAGGCTTCGCCAAGATGGCCAAGACCAACGTTGCGGCTTGCCTGGTTGGCCTGTTCCTGAACGATCAGGAGCTCAAGAAGAAGGCCAAGGCCTGGGAAAAAGAAGCCAATGACGTGAACCTGGCCGCCGTACTCGGCGCCGGTATCATGGGTGGTGGCGTTGCGTTCCAGTCCGCCTTGAAAGGCACGCCGATCATCATGAAGGACATCAACCAGGACGGTATCGCCCTGGGCCTGAAGGAAGCCAAGAAGCTTCTGACCAAGCGGGTCGAGAAGGGCAAGATGAAGCCCGATCAGATGGCTGACGTGCTTAACAGCATCACGCCGACCCTGAACTACGGTGACTTCAAGAACGTCGACCTGGTGGTTGAAGCCGTGGTTGAGAATCCGAAGGTGAAAGACGCGGTTCTTCGTGAAACCGAAGATGCGGTTCGTGAGGACACTATCCTGACCTCCAACACCTCGACGATTTCCATCGATCTGCTGGCGAAGAACCTGAAGCGTCCGGAAAACTTCTGCGGCATGCACTTCTTCAACCCGGTACACATGATGCCGCTGGTTGAGGTAATCCGTGGCGAAAAGACCAGTGATCGTGCAATCGCGACCACCGTGGCTTACGCCAAAGCCATGGGCAAGACCCCGATCGTTGTTAACGATTGCCCGGGCTTCCTGGTTAACCGCGTTCTGTTCCCGTACTTCGGCGGCTTTATCGGCCTGGTGCGTGACGGTGCTGACTTCCAGCACGTTGACAAGGTTATGGAAAAGTTCGGCTGGCCCATGGGCCCTGCCTACCTGCTGGACGTTGTCGGCATGGATACCGGCAAGCACGCTGGTGAAGTGATGGCAGACGGCTTCCCGGACCGCATGAAGCACGAAGGTACAACCGCCATTGACGTGATGTTCGATAACAACCGTTACGGACAGAAGAACGACAAGGGCTTCTACAAGTATGAACTGGACCGCAAGGGTAAGCAGAAGAAGGTTGTCGACGAAGAGACCTACAAGCTGCTCGAGCCGGTTGTTCAGGGTAAGAACGAATTCAGCGAAGAAGACATCATCGCCCGTATGATGATTCCTCTGTGTCTGGAAACCGTTCGCTGCCTGGAAGACGGCATTGTCGAAGATCCGGCAGATGCTGATATGGGCCTGATTTTCGGTATCGGCTTCCCGCCGTTCCGTGGCGGTGCCCTGCGCTATATCGACGATATGGGTGTAGACAAGTTCGTCGAACTGGCAGACAAGTTTGCAGACCTTGGTCCTCTTTATCACCCGACCGAGAAGCTGCGTGAAATGGCCAAGACTGGCAAAAAGTTCTTTGGCTAA
- a CDS encoding universal stress protein, with the protein MSAYKKMLVAIDLTEEAPQVLDKAKAVSEAHGAELMLVHVVEPVGYAYGGDIPMDLTELQDQLDKAAREQLGTYGDQYGVAKNNQVVTVGRPESEIHRLAKEQEVDLVIVGSHGRKGFQLLLGSTANGVLHGTECDVLAVRIH; encoded by the coding sequence ATGTCTGCCTATAAAAAGATGCTTGTTGCCATTGATCTCACTGAAGAGGCGCCTCAGGTGCTGGACAAGGCAAAGGCCGTGAGCGAAGCCCATGGTGCCGAGCTGATGCTGGTCCACGTGGTTGAGCCGGTCGGGTATGCCTATGGTGGTGACATCCCGATGGACCTGACGGAACTGCAGGATCAGCTCGACAAAGCGGCGCGCGAGCAGTTGGGAACCTACGGGGATCAGTACGGCGTCGCAAAGAACAATCAGGTAGTGACGGTCGGTCGCCCGGAATCAGAAATTCACCGGCTCGCCAAGGAGCAGGAAGTGGATCTGGTGATCGTCGGCAGTCACGGGCGAAAGGGTTTCCAGCTGTTGCTGGGCTCAACCGCCAACGGGGTCCTTCATGGAACCGAATGCGATGTTCTGGCCGTTCGAATCCACTAA
- a CDS encoding DUF6901 family protein: MNVHYDFKFQDGRTVEFKVTDKPSRPSDSLPSWTKLEHCQCSNCPLKASESPHCPAATEILPVVEAFRDEDAYQKVEVKVTDDRRSYVKQTALEEALRSLLGLKMATSGCPVLSELKPMAVHHLPFANTDEFIMRSVSHYLLQQYFAKRNHQTPDWELKGLVERNQRLQLVNQALWQRIHSVCRGDSNLKALLNFFSMASSVSFSLESQLRKLEAKMGGEGA; encoded by the coding sequence ATGAACGTACACTACGATTTCAAGTTTCAGGACGGCCGTACTGTAGAATTCAAAGTAACGGACAAACCGTCCCGGCCCTCGGACTCGCTGCCCTCATGGACAAAACTGGAGCATTGCCAGTGTAGCAACTGCCCGCTGAAAGCGTCGGAATCTCCTCACTGCCCGGCAGCAACAGAAATATTGCCTGTTGTAGAGGCCTTCCGGGATGAGGACGCCTATCAGAAGGTTGAAGTAAAGGTAACGGATGACCGCCGCAGCTATGTGAAGCAGACTGCCCTGGAGGAGGCGCTCCGTTCGCTGCTTGGATTGAAGATGGCGACCAGCGGGTGTCCGGTGCTGTCAGAGCTCAAGCCGATGGCTGTTCATCACCTGCCGTTTGCAAATACCGACGAATTCATCATGCGCAGTGTTTCCCACTACCTGTTGCAGCAGTATTTTGCGAAACGGAATCACCAGACCCCGGACTGGGAGCTGAAAGGGCTTGTGGAGAGGAATCAGCGGCTGCAACTGGTTAACCAGGCCCTGTGGCAGCGTATCCACTCGGTCTGCAGGGGAGACAGCAACCTGAAGGCGCTGCTGAACTTCTTTTCAATGGCCTCAAGCGTCAGCTTTTCGTTGGAAAGCCAGCTGCGCAAACTGGAGGCTAAGATGGGCGGGGAGGGAGCCTGA
- a CDS encoding ATP-binding cassette domain-containing protein — protein sequence MPLLTLDSVSLAYGMHPLLDQASLVIDAGERVCLLGRNGEGKSTLLKIVSGEVVPDGGVVRLDDGAVLAVLPQNLPSEDSRTAYEVVAGAFPETGQLLAEFHQLSQQADEASLDRLMKVQERLEALDGWRLDQKVTTILGQYGVDPDQTLNTLSGGWQRRVLLAKALVADPDILLLDEPTNHLDVPAIAWLEEALGQFRGAMLFVSHDRAFIRRMATRIVELDRGKLVSFAATYDRYLDLKEKALEEEERQNALFDKRLKQEEAWIRQGIKARRTRNMGRVRALKAMREEHRQRRVRGGTASFSVEDAARSGKLVVETRDAGFAYPGGSPVIRDMNLTILRGDKIGLVGENGTGKTTLVRLLLGDLEPTEGSIRLGTNLQVAYFDQLRGELDLSRNALDNLSEGREFIEINGQSKHVLGYLQEFLFTPERARSPVSVFSGGERARLLLAKLFSKPANILVLDEPTNDLDVETLELLEEQLAEFAGTVIVISHDREFLDNVITETVFLDGSGKVREFVGGYTDWRRQGGCFPSEATGNRPDKQDKTGKSPGDTGKAESPKAADGVKAGEQPQKSKPVKLSYKLKLELEQLPGQIEALEQEVAGLQERISQADFYSGPPDEVSATLEALTEKESRLEQVIERWMELEEQANQ from the coding sequence GTGCCACTGTTAACGCTGGACTCAGTATCCCTGGCTTATGGAATGCATCCGTTGCTGGATCAGGCCTCCCTGGTCATTGATGCCGGCGAGCGCGTATGTTTGCTGGGGCGCAACGGCGAGGGAAAATCCACGCTGCTCAAGATTGTCAGTGGGGAAGTGGTACCCGACGGTGGCGTGGTGCGTCTCGACGACGGCGCTGTTCTGGCAGTACTTCCGCAGAACCTGCCTTCGGAAGACTCCCGTACCGCCTATGAAGTGGTCGCTGGCGCCTTTCCGGAAACGGGCCAGCTGCTCGCTGAATTCCATCAACTGTCCCAGCAGGCAGATGAGGCGAGTCTCGACCGGCTGATGAAGGTTCAAGAGCGCCTGGAGGCCTTGGATGGCTGGCGCCTCGATCAGAAAGTTACCACCATTCTTGGGCAGTACGGCGTCGACCCGGACCAGACACTGAATACCCTGTCCGGCGGTTGGCAGCGTCGGGTTTTGCTGGCCAAGGCGCTGGTTGCCGATCCGGACATACTGTTGCTGGATGAGCCCACAAACCATCTGGATGTACCCGCCATTGCCTGGCTGGAAGAGGCTCTTGGGCAATTCCGCGGCGCCATGTTGTTCGTCAGCCATGATCGTGCGTTTATCCGTCGTATGGCGACCCGGATTGTGGAGCTCGACCGGGGCAAGCTGGTGAGCTTTGCCGCCACCTATGATCGCTACCTCGATCTGAAAGAAAAGGCGCTGGAAGAAGAAGAGCGGCAGAATGCCTTATTCGACAAGCGTCTGAAGCAGGAAGAGGCCTGGATTCGGCAGGGTATCAAGGCCCGCAGGACCCGTAATATGGGGCGTGTTCGGGCCCTGAAAGCCATGCGCGAAGAACACCGGCAGCGCCGGGTTCGGGGTGGCACCGCGAGCTTTTCGGTGGAGGACGCGGCGCGTTCCGGCAAGCTGGTGGTCGAAACCAGGGACGCGGGCTTTGCCTATCCGGGTGGCAGCCCGGTAATCCGAGATATGAACCTTACCATCCTGCGAGGGGACAAGATCGGGCTCGTTGGCGAGAATGGCACGGGCAAGACCACCCTGGTGCGACTCCTGTTGGGAGATTTGGAACCAACCGAGGGTTCCATTCGTCTGGGAACCAATCTTCAGGTTGCCTACTTTGATCAGTTGCGAGGTGAGCTGGATCTGTCACGGAACGCACTGGATAACCTGTCCGAGGGTCGGGAGTTCATCGAAATCAACGGCCAGAGCAAGCATGTGCTCGGCTATTTGCAGGAGTTCCTCTTTACACCGGAACGTGCCAGATCGCCGGTAAGCGTCTTTTCCGGGGGGGAGCGCGCCCGGCTGCTGCTGGCGAAGCTGTTCAGCAAGCCCGCCAATATCCTGGTGCTTGATGAGCCCACCAACGATCTTGATGTGGAAACGCTGGAGTTGCTGGAGGAGCAGCTGGCGGAATTTGCCGGCACCGTGATTGTGATCAGTCACGACCGTGAGTTTCTTGATAATGTGATCACCGAAACGGTTTTCCTCGATGGATCGGGCAAAGTGCGTGAGTTCGTCGGTGGCTATACCGATTGGCGCCGACAGGGCGGTTGTTTCCCATCGGAAGCGACCGGCAATCGGCCGGACAAGCAGGATAAAACCGGTAAAAGCCCTGGCGATACCGGCAAGGCCGAATCACCGAAAGCTGCGGATGGCGTAAAAGCGGGAGAGCAGCCCCAGAAAAGCAAACCCGTTAAGCTGAGCTACAAGCTCAAACTGGAGCTCGAACAGTTGCCAGGGCAGATCGAGGCACTCGAGCAGGAAGTCGCCGGCCTGCAGGAAAGAATTTCCCAGGCCGATTTTTATTCAGGCCCACCGGATGAAGTCTCGGCCACTCTGGAAGCACTGACGGAAAAGGAAAGCCGTCTGGAGCAGGTCATTGAGCGGTGGATGGAGCTGGAAGAACAGGCAAACCAATGA
- a CDS encoding MOSC domain-containing protein, with translation MKVHSLFVYPVKSLSGIEVSCFNTDDFGPVGDRRWMIVDDDRRFVTQREHPELARVGTRLDDDRVVISIPDEGEFALTATEEEVRVLVWRDWVKAQTGLPEANDALSRFCGKPVRLVFMPDNSFRRVDAGRVDEYRRVGFADGFPLLVTNTASLAELNNRLDAPVEMRRFRPNIVVEGTEAWEEDNWQSLSIGANRLSVVKPCSRCVMTTVDPSTGQKDAALQPLRTLSGYRRTQEGVIFGQNAIHESPGIIRVGDPVTVNKSE, from the coding sequence ATGAAGGTCCATTCGCTGTTCGTGTACCCCGTCAAATCCCTGTCTGGCATTGAAGTTTCCTGTTTCAATACCGATGATTTCGGGCCTGTTGGGGATCGCCGGTGGATGATCGTCGATGATGATCGCCGGTTTGTTACCCAGAGAGAGCATCCGGAACTCGCCCGGGTAGGAACCCGTCTGGATGATGACCGGGTGGTCATCAGTATTCCCGATGAGGGCGAGTTTGCCCTGACTGCCACAGAGGAAGAGGTTCGGGTTCTGGTCTGGCGAGACTGGGTGAAGGCCCAGACGGGTTTGCCGGAGGCAAACGACGCCCTGAGCCGCTTCTGCGGCAAGCCCGTTCGCCTGGTCTTTATGCCGGACAATTCCTTTCGCCGTGTTGATGCGGGCCGGGTTGATGAATATCGGCGGGTGGGCTTCGCTGACGGGTTCCCGCTTCTGGTGACCAATACCGCCTCCCTGGCAGAGCTTAATAACCGGCTCGACGCACCAGTAGAGATGCGCAGGTTCCGTCCTAACATAGTGGTTGAGGGTACTGAGGCCTGGGAGGAGGACAACTGGCAGAGCCTGAGTATCGGCGCCAACCGCCTGAGTGTGGTGAAACCCTGTTCGCGTTGTGTCATGACCACCGTGGATCCCTCGACGGGCCAGAAGGATGCTGCCCTGCAACCACTCAGGACGCTCTCGGGCTATCGGAGAACCCAGGAGGGCGTCATCTTTGGCCAGAACGCCATTCACGAATCACCGGGCATTATTCGGGTGGGTGATCCCGTTACTGTCAACAAATCGGAGTAG
- a CDS encoding murein L,D-transpeptidase catalytic domain family protein, with amino-acid sequence MHRTRRFSTAGLFLAVCAALPFSSFGASLDEQLLDRLSEVAPKIDKVVLKTAINASRCAVSNGVQMPERLAVIDFSLPSSQERLWIFDLEKEELLLRDLVAHGKNSGNFESTAFSNVEGSHQSSIGLFQARESYFGKHGYSLRLDGLEPGINDLARQRAIVIHGADYVNDDWVSKYGRIGRSHGCPAVDNQIVKRVVDNLKGGQLVFKYYPDQEWLHSSGFLKCDNKTLAGKNLKKSG; translated from the coding sequence ATGCATAGAACGCGGCGTTTTTCGACTGCAGGGCTGTTTTTGGCCGTGTGTGCTGCGCTACCTTTTTCATCGTTTGGCGCTTCGCTTGACGAGCAACTTCTTGATCGCCTCAGTGAAGTCGCGCCGAAAATTGACAAAGTGGTTCTCAAGACAGCGATCAATGCTTCCCGTTGCGCTGTGTCCAACGGCGTTCAAATGCCCGAGCGCCTGGCGGTTATCGATTTCTCCTTGCCCTCCAGTCAGGAGAGGCTGTGGATCTTTGACCTGGAGAAGGAAGAGTTGCTGTTGCGTGATCTTGTTGCACACGGCAAGAACTCCGGGAATTTTGAATCGACTGCTTTCTCCAACGTAGAGGGCAGCCATCAGTCCAGCATCGGCCTTTTCCAGGCCCGGGAATCCTACTTCGGAAAACACGGTTACTCGCTCAGGCTCGATGGTCTTGAGCCGGGGATCAATGATCTTGCCAGGCAGCGTGCCATCGTGATTCATGGCGCCGACTACGTGAATGATGACTGGGTCAGCAAATACGGCCGCATCGGGCGAAGCCACGGGTGCCCGGCCGTGGATAACCAGATCGTCAAACGGGTGGTAGACAACCTGAAGGGCGGGCAATTGGTGTTCAAGTACTATCCCGACCAGGAGTGGCTGCACAGTTCCGGGTTCCTGAAATGCGACAACAAAACGCTGGCTGGAAAAAACCTGAAAAAAAGTGGTTGA
- a CDS encoding DUF924 family protein, whose product MFDWKEILDFWFGELDEHGLPDSDHRNKWFRSDRRFDQEIRRRFLSMVLFASEQGLDHWRSEAGGILAEIILLDQFSRNIFRGGAMAFDQDRQARKLCRQAMQKGQDMMLAPVHRAFLYMPLQHSELKEDQDMSVECYEQLARSTQGILADFMGSFLQSARDHRAIIQQYGRFPHRNKALGRTSTPEEQNYLEGGRRFGQ is encoded by the coding sequence ATGTTCGATTGGAAAGAGATTCTGGATTTCTGGTTTGGCGAGTTGGACGAACATGGACTGCCGGACAGTGACCATCGGAACAAGTGGTTCCGATCGGATCGACGGTTCGACCAGGAAATCCGTCGGCGTTTCCTGTCGATGGTGCTTTTCGCCTCCGAGCAGGGTCTCGACCACTGGCGAAGTGAGGCCGGCGGGATACTCGCGGAGATCATTCTGCTCGATCAGTTTTCCCGGAATATATTCCGTGGCGGTGCCATGGCCTTCGATCAGGACCGACAGGCCCGAAAGCTTTGCCGGCAAGCGATGCAGAAGGGGCAGGATATGATGCTCGCACCGGTCCACAGGGCGTTTCTGTATATGCCCCTGCAGCATTCCGAGCTCAAGGAAGATCAGGATATGTCCGTGGAATGTTATGAACAGCTTGCACGGTCGACGCAGGGTATTCTTGCCGATTTCATGGGCAGTTTTCTGCAGTCCGCCCGGGATCATCGGGCCATAATCCAGCAGTACGGCCGTTTCCCCCACCGCAACAAGGCCCTGGGCAGGACCTCAACACCAGAGGAGCAGAATTATCTGGAAGGTGGGCGACGGTTCGGTCAGTAA
- a CDS encoding sirohydrochlorin chelatase — MNSPRIILLAHGSSDKRWCETFEKLAAPTLASVDNARVAYMELAEPSIDTVVGEGVAEGATEFTIIPLFLAAGRHLRKDVPAMIEDLEKEHGATIQLAPPIGENSLLGQAIREVVMLQLEETPA, encoded by the coding sequence ATGAACAGCCCCCGCATTATTCTGTTGGCCCATGGAAGCAGTGACAAGCGCTGGTGTGAGACCTTTGAAAAGCTTGCAGCTCCAACCCTCGCCTCTGTCGACAACGCGCGCGTTGCCTACATGGAACTCGCCGAACCATCCATAGACACCGTTGTAGGAGAAGGTGTTGCGGAAGGAGCCACCGAATTTACCATCATCCCCCTGTTCCTTGCTGCTGGGCGACACTTGCGCAAGGACGTTCCCGCGATGATTGAGGACCTCGAGAAAGAGCATGGCGCAACCATCCAACTCGCGCCTCCAATCGGAGAAAATTCCCTGTTGGGACAGGCGATCCGGGAGGTTGTTATGCTTCAACTGGAAGAGACGCCAGCCTGA
- a CDS encoding TIGR01777 family oxidoreductase, protein MSKRILITGGTGFIGHVLCRQLLARDYELTVFSRQPPETVKSSCGRVEAVSDLQQLRSHPGYDAVINLAGEGIADKRWSEARKQELRDSRIGVTETLVEVIRSWERAPKVLVSGSAVGFYGDQGAATVTEDTNPNDEFTHRLCRDWENAAKPLADDGVRVCFSRTGVVAGPGGGFLERMILPFKLGLGGRLGSGTQYMPWIHRDDVVGALIWMMENPNASGPFNVVSPNPATNAEFTRTLGKVLHRPTLFPAPAPVLKVALGEMARLLLTGQKAIPERLTQEKFEFRYPDLERALAQSVSPRSSR, encoded by the coding sequence ATGTCGAAAAGGATTCTGATTACCGGCGGTACCGGTTTTATAGGCCATGTCCTGTGTCGCCAATTGCTCGCACGGGACTACGAGCTGACGGTTTTCAGCCGGCAACCCCCGGAAACGGTGAAGTCCAGTTGCGGTCGGGTTGAAGCAGTCAGCGACCTCCAGCAGCTTCGTTCCCACCCGGGATACGATGCCGTTATCAATCTTGCCGGTGAAGGCATCGCGGACAAGCGATGGTCTGAGGCTCGCAAGCAGGAACTGCGGGACAGCCGTATCGGTGTAACGGAAACGCTGGTTGAAGTCATCCGCAGTTGGGAGCGGGCGCCGAAGGTGTTGGTCTCGGGATCAGCCGTGGGCTTTTACGGGGATCAGGGAGCCGCGACGGTCACTGAAGACACCAACCCAAATGATGAATTTACTCACCGCTTATGCCGCGACTGGGAAAATGCCGCCAAACCTCTCGCCGACGATGGCGTGAGGGTCTGCTTTTCAAGGACCGGAGTGGTAGCAGGCCCGGGCGGTGGTTTTCTGGAACGAATGATACTGCCCTTCAAACTTGGACTTGGCGGGCGCCTGGGAAGCGGTACACAGTACATGCCCTGGATACACCGAGATGACGTCGTCGGGGCCCTAATCTGGATGATGGAAAACCCGAACGCGTCTGGTCCATTCAATGTGGTGAGCCCTAACCCGGCAACCAACGCAGAATTCACCCGAACTCTCGGGAAGGTTTTGCATCGCCCCACCCTTTTCCCGGCTCCCGCACCGGTACTCAAGGTTGCGCTGGGAGAAATGGCGCGCCTCCTGCTCACGGGACAAAAAGCGATTCCAGAGAGGCTTACACAGGAAAAGTTTGAATTCCGGTATCCAGACCTCGAACGGGCCCTTGCTCAATCCGTCTCTCCGAGGTCATCCCGATGA
- the ccoM gene encoding cytochrome c oxidase subunit CcoM yields the protein MYMDAVVIAGIATVLLMVGFFVGVGIFVMKDQKEHGHQDRKEGKHGHKPV from the coding sequence ATGTATATGGACGCCGTTGTTATCGCGGGTATTGCGACTGTACTGCTGATGGTTGGCTTTTTCGTTGGTGTGGGCATCTTCGTGATGAAAGATCAGAAGGAGCACGGACACCAGGACAGAAAAGAAGGGAAGCACGGCCATAAACCGGTCTGA